Proteins from a genomic interval of Chroococcidiopsis thermalis PCC 7203:
- a CDS encoding class I SAM-dependent methyltransferase, with product MTNNKLLRILEPEVMDSWEEAVEYDAMDFVEVNTAFAQTASELCRMDTAKVLDAGTGTARIPIILSQMHPHWQIWGIDLAENMLKLGFQSVKAAGLQERISLEIVDAKRLPYPDDYFDLIISNSLVHHLPNPLPFLQELKRVLQPKGAICIRDLIRPSDAATIDRLVEGIGTEYSDRQKDLFRDSLHAAFTIDEVEQLVTQAEIPGVRIYQSSDRHWTVERLWNGD from the coding sequence ATGACCAATAACAAATTACTCAGAATTCTAGAACCGGAAGTGATGGACTCTTGGGAAGAAGCAGTTGAATACGATGCGATGGATTTCGTAGAAGTCAACACTGCTTTTGCTCAAACCGCAAGTGAGTTATGTCGGATGGACACAGCTAAAGTTCTCGATGCGGGGACTGGTACAGCTCGAATTCCAATTATTCTCAGTCAAATGCATCCTCATTGGCAAATATGGGGAATTGACTTGGCAGAAAATATGTTGAAATTAGGTTTTCAGAGCGTCAAAGCCGCAGGCTTGCAAGAGCGAATTAGTTTGGAAATAGTAGATGCTAAGCGCCTACCTTACCCTGACGATTACTTCGATCTAATCATTTCTAACAGCCTCGTTCATCACTTACCGAACCCCTTGCCTTTTTTGCAAGAACTCAAACGAGTATTGCAACCCAAAGGAGCCATTTGTATTAGAGATTTAATTCGTCCAAGTGATGCGGCGACTATAGATCGGTTAGTTGAAGGAATTGGTACGGAATACAGCGATCGCCAGAAAGATTTATTTCGCGATTCTTTGCACGCAGCTTTTACAATTGATGAGGTCGAACAACTCGTCACTCAAGCCGAAATTCCGGGTGTGAGGATTTATCAATCAAGCGATCGTCATTGGACTGTAGAGAGACTTTGGAATGGGGATTAG
- the holB gene encoding DNA polymerase III subunit delta', translating to MTASFAQLIGQHQAVELLTQAIAQNRVAPAYLFAGPEGVGRCMAAKYFVEQLFCSQIPDSKQQQVRQRLQLGNHPDVLWIEPPQPEEKRKAAPVIRIEQIRHIEQFLSRPPLEAPRAVVAIESAESMTEAAANALLKTLEEPGQATIVLIAPSTASLLPTLVSRCQRIPFYRLDSQSLAQVLQQVGYAHILSQPAILALAQGSPGAAIAAWQKLEGIPAELLAKLQQISPSCHEALDLARQIDRTLDLETQIWLVDYLQYCYWQKFLAREMQHFPLEKLETTRRYLLCYAQPRLVWEVTLLGLTDVEMLRETPLYL from the coding sequence ATGACCGCTTCTTTTGCCCAACTCATAGGACAGCATCAAGCAGTAGAATTATTGACTCAAGCGATCGCGCAAAATCGCGTTGCTCCAGCTTATTTATTTGCGGGACCGGAGGGCGTGGGAAGATGCATGGCAGCCAAATACTTTGTAGAACAATTATTCTGCTCTCAAATTCCAGATTCCAAGCAGCAACAAGTGCGCCAGCGCTTGCAGTTGGGCAATCACCCTGATGTTTTGTGGATCGAACCGCCTCAGCCTGAAGAAAAACGCAAAGCAGCACCAGTTATCCGCATCGAACAAATTCGCCATATCGAGCAATTTCTCAGTCGTCCACCTCTGGAAGCACCTCGTGCTGTAGTCGCGATCGAGTCAGCCGAATCCATGACAGAGGCAGCGGCAAATGCGCTATTAAAAACCCTGGAAGAGCCAGGACAGGCGACAATTGTGTTGATCGCTCCCTCTACTGCATCGTTATTGCCAACACTGGTATCGAGATGTCAGCGCATTCCTTTTTATCGCTTGGACTCTCAGTCTTTAGCTCAAGTACTACAACAAGTCGGCTACGCGCATATTTTGAGCCAACCAGCTATTTTGGCACTAGCGCAGGGCAGCCCAGGGGCAGCGATCGCGGCTTGGCAAAAGCTAGAGGGAATTCCGGCTGAATTACTGGCAAAACTTCAGCAGATTTCTCCATCTTGCCATGAAGCTCTAGATCTTGCGCGTCAAATCGATCGCACTCTGGATTTAGAAACTCAAATTTGGTTGGTAGACTATCTTCAGTATTGCTACTGGCAAAAGTTTTTGGCTAGAGAAATGCAGCACTTTCCCTTGGAAAAACTGGAGACAACTAGGCGTTACTTACTCTGTTATGCCCAGCCTCGACTTGTTTGGGAAGTCACGTTACTAGGTTTGACAGATGTAGAGATGTTGCGGGAAACGCCTTTATATCTATAA
- a CDS encoding M48 family metalloprotease — protein sequence MQNQFRTVALLGLLSGLLIAISYWILGGSAGVITGIAIAAITNLVSWYQSDKIALAAYRARPISPQQAPGLYQMVKRLCDRAQLPMPALYLIPSRAANAFATGRDPEHAAVAVTEGILELLPEDELEGVIAHELTHVANRDTLTQAVAATIAGAISFLAQMASYGLWFSAPTSRDNRGGANPIGILLTVVLAPVAATIIQLAISRTREFSADAGSARMTGNPRALARALQRLESAARQAPMVGNPAFEPLLIVNAFSGQFMSGLFSSHPSTEARIEQLLKLERELPQSTKFSFGQ from the coding sequence ATGCAGAATCAGTTCAGAACAGTTGCACTGCTAGGTTTATTAAGTGGTTTATTAATTGCAATCAGCTACTGGATTCTTGGTGGTAGCGCTGGTGTTATAACTGGTATTGCCATTGCTGCAATTACTAACCTAGTATCTTGGTATCAGTCAGATAAGATCGCACTGGCAGCTTATCGCGCCCGACCGATTAGTCCCCAGCAAGCACCAGGACTATATCAAATGGTAAAACGGTTGTGCGATCGCGCTCAATTGCCGATGCCTGCACTGTACCTCATTCCCTCGCGGGCAGCGAATGCTTTTGCAACTGGACGGGACCCCGAACACGCAGCTGTTGCTGTAACGGAAGGAATTTTAGAATTATTGCCAGAAGATGAATTAGAAGGTGTCATTGCTCACGAATTAACTCACGTCGCAAATCGAGATACCTTGACGCAAGCAGTTGCAGCGACGATCGCAGGGGCAATTTCTTTCTTAGCTCAAATGGCTAGCTATGGTTTATGGTTCTCTGCACCAACATCTAGAGATAATCGCGGTGGTGCCAACCCGATTGGAATCTTACTGACAGTTGTACTTGCGCCTGTTGCAGCAACAATTATTCAACTCGCTATTTCGCGGACGCGCGAATTCTCGGCTGATGCTGGTTCGGCACGGATGACTGGCAATCCTCGGGCTTTGGCAAGAGCGCTACAGCGGTTGGAAAGTGCTGCTAGACAGGCACCGATGGTGGGTAATCCTGCTTTTGAACCGCTACTGATTGTTAATGCTTTTTCAGGACAATTCATGAGTGGATTGTTTTCCAGCCACCCATCAACTGAGGCGCGGATCGAGCAACTTTTAAAATTGGAAAGAGAGTTACCGCAGTCTACTAAGTTTTCCTTCGGTCAGTAG
- a CDS encoding quinone-dependent dihydroorotate dehydrogenase, whose translation MDIYKSAIRPFLFDGIKADPEWMHDRVIHSLDWLDRNRARPGVKQILEQLQKSTGLQDKRLQQQLWGIDFPNPLGLAAGFDKDGVAAHIWSNFGFGFAEMGTVTFHPQPGNPRPRLFRLPQDFAVLNRMGFNNHGAEVMAQRLAENNNSPTFRPIPLGINLGKSKITPLESAAADYLNSFRLLKAWGDYFVVNVSSPNTPGLRSLQDAAQLGLILDALQQENQGRKPILVKIAPDLEWEAIVNILDIAQTYQLAGIIATNTTIRRDGLKTQIIAKTGKSIVEEAGGISGLPVRDRSTEIIRFIYQQTQGQLPIIGVGGIFTAEDAWEKIIAGASLIQVYTSWIYEGIGIVNHILAGLLQKMAKHDLNSISEARGSQLSARRGSD comes from the coding sequence GTGGATATTTACAAATCTGCAATTAGACCGTTTCTATTTGATGGCATTAAAGCCGATCCTGAGTGGATGCACGATCGCGTCATTCATTCTTTAGATTGGCTGGATCGAAATCGCGCGCGTCCTGGTGTGAAACAGATTTTAGAACAACTGCAAAAATCTACAGGTTTGCAAGACAAGCGATTGCAACAGCAACTTTGGGGAATCGACTTTCCTAATCCTTTGGGATTAGCTGCTGGGTTTGATAAGGATGGGGTAGCGGCTCATATTTGGTCGAATTTTGGTTTTGGCTTTGCCGAAATGGGGACGGTGACATTTCATCCTCAACCAGGAAATCCTCGTCCGCGTCTATTTCGATTGCCTCAAGACTTTGCCGTTCTCAATCGCATGGGTTTTAATAATCATGGCGCAGAGGTGATGGCGCAACGGTTAGCTGAGAACAATAACTCTCCTACTTTTAGACCAATACCTTTAGGCATTAACTTAGGCAAATCAAAAATTACTCCCTTAGAATCAGCCGCAGCCGACTATCTCAACAGTTTTCGGTTGTTGAAAGCCTGGGGTGACTATTTTGTGGTGAACGTTTCATCTCCAAACACTCCAGGGTTGCGATCGCTCCAAGACGCAGCTCAGTTAGGCTTAATTTTAGATGCCTTGCAACAGGAAAATCAGGGAAGAAAACCAATTTTAGTGAAAATCGCTCCCGATTTAGAGTGGGAAGCGATCGTCAATATTCTTGACATTGCCCAAACTTATCAATTGGCTGGAATTATTGCCACCAACACCACAATCCGCCGGGATGGATTAAAAACGCAGATAATTGCTAAAACTGGCAAATCAATTGTCGAAGAAGCTGGAGGAATCAGCGGTTTACCCGTACGCGATCGCTCTACAGAAATTATTCGGTTTATCTACCAACAAACTCAAGGACAGTTACCAATTATTGGTGTTGGAGGAATTTTTACGGCTGAAGATGCTTGGGAAAAAATTATCGCTGGTGCTAGCCTAATCCAGGTTTACACTAGCTGGATTTACGAAGGAATCGGTATAGTCAACCACATCCTCGCGGGATTGCTGCAAAAAATGGCAAAACACGATTTAAACTCTATTTCCGAGGCTAGAGGAAGTCAGTTATCAGCTCGTCGAGGCAGCGACTAG
- a CDS encoding superoxide dismutase family protein, translating into MAVSMFVLAIASKGSFAQDSRPITAKATIFGPDIAGELKLRQISNGVTLVDLSLKGDPSVLTPGLHGIHFHEKAICDEGAEPRFSTAGGHFDPGPFGSSLPVQENHPYHLGDLPNIDINQKGEGRLITATSRITLYESPVSLFDEDSSAIIVHQLPDLMISGGTAAQSGGGRLACGAIEQS; encoded by the coding sequence ATGGCTGTGTCAATGTTTGTCCTCGCCATTGCCTCTAAAGGAAGTTTTGCTCAGGATTCTCGCCCCATTACTGCTAAAGCAACCATCTTCGGTCCCGATATTGCTGGAGAATTAAAGCTACGACAAATTAGTAATGGAGTTACTCTTGTCGATCTTTCTCTTAAAGGAGATCCTAGCGTTCTCACGCCGGGATTACACGGCATTCACTTCCACGAAAAAGCTATTTGTGATGAAGGAGCAGAACCCCGATTTAGTACTGCTGGCGGACATTTCGACCCAGGACCATTCGGTAGCTCCTTACCTGTTCAAGAAAACCACCCTTATCATTTAGGAGATTTACCAAATATAGATATTAATCAAAAAGGTGAGGGCAGACTGATAACTGCTACAAGTCGTATTACCCTTTACGAAAGCCCTGTCTCTCTATTTGATGAAGATAGCAGCGCTATCATCGTTCACCAATTACCCGATTTAATGATATCTGGAGGCACGGCAGCACAATCGGGCGGCGGTCGGCTTGCCTGTGGCGCGATCGAACAAAGCTAA